In Lysobacter lycopersici, a genomic segment contains:
- a CDS encoding PHB depolymerase family esterase encodes MKPRVLASIAASLLACSATTPAAEPVRITPTDPSPLSSTEKLIERQLSPLDASQVLRRIHDLGAADALGLQDPSAEKLLVRLPAKPGPDGRYGVLIFMDPRPKARMDPQLNNVLDGSGLIWISPDNAGDDANELERRIPLALLAYEYARRTYDLDPDRVYLAGSAGGSRLAQRLLFTYPDVFTGAIVNSGAAELGTRGLPVPAAPLLERLRTHSRIAFATAKHDQPAFSEQQRALKSMRAYCVPVARTFDNGHTVAGHASLTPVLLFDALKTFEAPRTTGPDEACAQTLRQHALAELARIRQMDAGGDHAAALNALVDFDHAYGRLLPDEEIALARQLKPEFFGSPGPVPQTAP; translated from the coding sequence ATGAAGCCTCGCGTCCTCGCATCCATTGCTGCGTCGCTACTCGCTTGTTCGGCGACGACGCCTGCCGCGGAGCCGGTCCGGATCACGCCGACCGATCCGTCCCCGTTGTCTTCCACGGAAAAACTGATCGAGCGACAGCTCAGCCCGCTCGACGCCAGCCAGGTGTTGCGAAGGATTCACGACCTCGGCGCGGCCGATGCGCTCGGCTTGCAGGATCCCTCCGCCGAAAAACTGCTGGTCCGCCTTCCTGCCAAGCCCGGCCCGGATGGGCGCTATGGCGTTCTGATCTTCATGGATCCGCGGCCGAAGGCCCGCATGGATCCGCAATTGAACAACGTGCTCGATGGGTCGGGACTGATCTGGATCAGCCCGGACAACGCCGGCGACGACGCCAATGAGCTCGAACGCCGCATCCCCCTTGCGCTGCTTGCATACGAATACGCCCGCCGGACGTACGACCTGGATCCGGACCGGGTTTACCTGGCGGGATCGGCGGGCGGATCCCGGCTCGCGCAGCGCCTGCTGTTCACGTATCCCGATGTTTTCACGGGCGCCATCGTCAATTCGGGGGCCGCGGAACTCGGTACCCGCGGCCTGCCGGTTCCAGCCGCCCCCTTGCTGGAACGACTGCGCACGCATTCGCGAATCGCATTCGCCACCGCGAAGCACGACCAGCCGGCGTTCTCCGAACAGCAGCGCGCTCTCAAGTCCATGCGCGCCTACTGCGTGCCGGTCGCACGCACCTTCGACAACGGTCATACAGTCGCCGGCCATGCATCGCTCACCCCGGTACTCCTGTTCGATGCCTTGAAGACCTTCGAGGCACCGCGCACCACGGGCCCCGACGAAGCCTGCGCGCAAACACTGCGGCAGCACGCACTCGCCGAACTGGCACGGATCCGGCAAATGGATGCCGGAGGCGACCACGCGGCGGCCCTCAACGCCCTGGTGGACTTCGACCATGCCTACGGCCGCCTCTTGCCCGATGAGGAGATCGCGCTCGCCAGGCAACTGAAACCGGAGTTCTTCGGGTCGCCCGGACCAGTGCCGCAAACAGCGCCTTGA
- the purN gene encoding phosphoribosylglycinamide formyltransferase, with protein MTSLLPRIAVLASGRGSNLQAILDAIADGKLDAEVVGVFSDKPDCEALLRVPEAKRWSRDAADYATRADFDADLADAVAAAHPDWIVCAGYMRILGDGFVARFAGRTLNIHPSLLPKHRGLRTHARALKAGDVEHGASVHFVVPELDAGAVVAQAVVPVLEGDSADDLAQRVLAREHPLLLATLRLAVAGRLAERDGRAWLDGHPLFKPLYLSSADDFIEPTRHP; from the coding sequence ATGACTTCGCTCCTACCCCGCATCGCCGTGCTCGCCTCGGGCCGCGGCAGCAACCTGCAGGCCATCCTCGACGCGATCGCGGACGGCAAGCTCGATGCCGAAGTCGTCGGTGTGTTCTCCGACAAACCGGATTGCGAAGCCTTGTTGCGCGTGCCTGAGGCGAAGCGCTGGTCGCGGGATGCCGCGGATTACGCGACGCGCGCCGATTTCGACGCCGACCTCGCCGACGCGGTGGCGGCGGCGCATCCAGACTGGATCGTCTGCGCCGGCTACATGCGCATCCTCGGCGACGGCTTCGTCGCGCGCTTCGCCGGGCGCACGCTCAACATCCATCCCTCGCTGCTGCCGAAACATCGCGGCCTGCGCACGCATGCGCGCGCGCTCAAGGCCGGCGACGTCGAACATGGCGCCAGCGTGCATTTCGTCGTACCCGAACTCGATGCCGGCGCGGTGGTCGCGCAGGCGGTCGTTCCGGTGCTGGAAGGCGATTCGGCCGACGATCTGGCGCAACGCGTGCTGGCGCGCGAACACCCGCTGCTGCTGGCGACTTTGCGCCTCGCGGTCGCCGGCCGCCTGGCTGAACGCGACGGCCGCGCGTGGCTGGATGGTCACCCCTTGTTCAAGCCGCTGTACCTATCGTCCGCCGACGATTTCATCGAACCCACGCGCCATCCATGA
- a CDS encoding DUF3108 domain-containing protein, with protein sequence MTRLHAISCAALVAAMSAALPAGEAAAQEQLSPTTEAPPAPTPVLRPFVAQYQVSNHGNSLGTATMQVVALDDGRWRVDLAMKGGGLLRVAGLNVEQSTVFDVVDGRYRPLGQSTVKRVFLSKRRTTGGYDWAKRTAQWTGDVKDTRRAPVPLQDGDMSGLLINLAIIRDATPGATLHYRFVDDGRARPQDYAVAAQTQAIQVGDLSFDALRVDRSNAGSEQTSVWVAPGVPTPLRMLQSEGGETGLDLVLVGYQ encoded by the coding sequence ATGACGCGCCTCCATGCCATTTCCTGCGCCGCGCTGGTTGCGGCGATGTCCGCGGCCCTGCCCGCGGGCGAAGCCGCGGCACAAGAACAGTTGTCGCCGACGACCGAAGCGCCGCCCGCACCGACGCCGGTGCTGCGCCCGTTCGTGGCGCAATACCAGGTGTCCAACCACGGCAATTCGCTCGGTACCGCGACCATGCAGGTGGTCGCGCTCGACGATGGGCGCTGGCGCGTGGACCTGGCGATGAAGGGCGGCGGCCTGCTGCGCGTCGCCGGGCTCAACGTCGAGCAGAGCACGGTGTTCGACGTGGTCGACGGCCGCTATCGTCCACTCGGCCAGAGCACGGTCAAGCGCGTGTTCCTCAGCAAGCGGCGCACGACCGGCGGCTACGACTGGGCGAAGCGCACGGCGCAATGGACCGGCGACGTCAAGGACACGCGGCGTGCGCCGGTGCCGTTGCAGGACGGCGACATGAGCGGCCTGCTGATCAACCTCGCGATCATCCGTGACGCCACGCCGGGCGCGACCCTGCATTACCGCTTCGTCGACGACGGCCGCGCGCGGCCCCAGGACTACGCCGTGGCCGCGCAGACACAGGCCATTCAGGTCGGAGACCTCAGTTTCGACGCGCTGCGGGTCGACCGCAGCAATGCCGGCAGCGAACAGACCAGCGTCTGGGTCGCCCCCGGCGTGCCGACGCCGTTGCGCATGCTGCAGAGCGAAGGCGGCGAAACCGGGCTCGACCTGGTCCTCGTCGGCTACCAGTGA
- a CDS encoding DUF3108 domain-containing protein has product MTDRTALRLLPLLLAAAGIASAATPAMKPYSADYDASYMGMHGTGHMTLSQQGGGRWVYSLRIGSSLAQLSQSTVFDVAGGALRPLSGTDSSVLLVKRVTKQASYDWKAGQASWSGDVKPDRAGPIALQAGDVDAMLLNLALPRDVAAGQPLHYRMVDDGRAKTVNCTASGKESLDVGGKPLQATKVSCELGADKQILLWVVDGMPFPARILQRKDGKDDIDLRLGKAA; this is encoded by the coding sequence ATGACCGACCGCACCGCTCTCCGCCTGTTGCCGCTGCTGCTCGCCGCGGCCGGCATCGCGTCGGCAGCCACGCCGGCGATGAAGCCCTACTCCGCCGATTACGACGCCAGCTACATGGGCATGCACGGCACCGGCCACATGACCCTGTCGCAGCAGGGCGGCGGCCGCTGGGTGTATTCGCTGCGCATCGGCAGTTCCCTCGCGCAGCTGTCGCAGAGCACCGTGTTCGACGTGGCCGGCGGCGCCTTGCGCCCCTTGTCCGGCACCGATTCGTCGGTGCTGCTGGTCAAGCGCGTGACCAAGCAGGCCAGCTACGACTGGAAGGCGGGCCAGGCCAGCTGGAGCGGCGACGTGAAGCCGGACCGCGCGGGCCCGATCGCGTTGCAGGCCGGCGACGTCGACGCGATGCTGCTCAACCTCGCGCTTCCGCGCGACGTGGCCGCGGGCCAGCCGCTGCATTACCGCATGGTCGACGACGGCCGCGCCAAGACCGTGAACTGCACCGCTTCCGGCAAGGAATCGCTGGATGTCGGCGGCAAGCCACTGCAGGCGACCAAGGTGAGCTGCGAACTCGGCGCCGACAAGCAGATCCTGCTGTGGGTGGTGGACGGCATGCCGTTCCCGGCGCGCATCCTTCAGCGCAAGGACGGCAAGGACGATATCGACCTGCGGCTCGGCAAGGCCGCCTGA
- the murA gene encoding UDP-N-acetylglucosamine 1-carboxyvinyltransferase: MQKIVVTGNGPLRGEVRISGAKNAVLPILCATLLADAPVRIDNVPHLHDVVTTAKLLQGLGAGVEHAGDAMTVDPRSVDSHVAPYELVKTMRASVLVLGPLLAKFGDAEVSLPGGCAIGSRPVDLHIKGLQALGARIDVEHGFIKASVKGRLQGAHHVFEMVSVGATENVLMAATLAEGTTVLENAAMEPEIVDLAECLRALGARIEGAGTPRIVVEGVERLHGGTHAVIADRIETGTFLVAAAMTGGSIVATHARPDTMDAVLDKLRESGAEISIDRDRIALDMHGRRPRAVNITTAPHPAFPTDMQAQFMALDCIADGVGVINETIFENRFMHVQELLRLGADIRVDGHTAVVRGVDKLGGAPVMATDLRASASLILAGLVADGETVIDRIYHLDRGYERIEAKLSALGARIRRID; encoded by the coding sequence ATGCAGAAGATCGTCGTCACCGGCAACGGCCCGCTTCGCGGCGAGGTGCGCATCTCCGGCGCCAAGAACGCCGTGCTGCCGATCCTGTGCGCGACCCTGCTCGCCGACGCGCCGGTGCGCATCGACAACGTGCCGCACCTGCACGACGTGGTCACCACCGCGAAGCTGCTGCAGGGCCTCGGCGCCGGCGTCGAGCACGCGGGCGACGCGATGACCGTCGACCCGCGCAGTGTGGACAGCCACGTCGCGCCCTACGAACTGGTCAAGACCATGCGCGCCTCGGTGCTGGTGCTCGGCCCGCTGCTGGCGAAGTTCGGCGATGCCGAAGTCTCGCTGCCGGGCGGCTGCGCGATCGGCTCGCGCCCGGTCGACCTGCACATCAAGGGCCTGCAGGCGCTTGGCGCCAGGATCGACGTCGAGCACGGCTTCATCAAGGCCAGCGTGAAGGGACGTTTGCAGGGCGCGCACCACGTGTTCGAAATGGTCAGCGTCGGCGCCACCGAGAACGTGCTGATGGCCGCGACCCTTGCCGAAGGCACCACGGTGCTCGAGAACGCGGCGATGGAACCGGAAATCGTCGACCTCGCCGAATGCCTGCGCGCACTAGGCGCGAGGATCGAGGGCGCGGGCACGCCGCGGATCGTGGTCGAGGGCGTGGAGCGCCTGCACGGCGGCACGCATGCGGTCATCGCCGATCGCATCGAAACCGGCACCTTCCTCGTCGCCGCGGCGATGACCGGCGGCAGCATCGTCGCCACCCACGCGCGCCCGGACACGATGGACGCGGTGCTCGACAAGCTGCGCGAATCCGGCGCGGAGATTTCCATCGACCGCGATCGCATCGCGCTCGACATGCACGGCCGGCGCCCGCGCGCGGTCAACATCACCACCGCGCCGCACCCGGCATTCCCCACCGACATGCAGGCGCAGTTCATGGCGCTGGACTGCATCGCCGACGGCGTGGGCGTGATCAACGAAACGATCTTCGAAAACCGCTTCATGCACGTGCAGGAACTGCTGCGCCTGGGCGCCGACATCCGCGTCGACGGCCATACCGCGGTCGTGCGCGGCGTGGACAAACTGGGTGGCGCGCCGGTGATGGCGACCGATTTGCGCGCCTCGGCGTCGCTGATCCTCGCCGGCCTCGTCGCCGATGGCGAAACCGTCATCGACCGCATCTACCACCTCGACCGCGGCTACGAGCGGATCGAAGCCAAGCTGTCCGCGCTCGGAGCGAGGATCCGGCGCATCGATTGA
- a CDS encoding DUF4034 domain-containing protein, translated as MQRCLAFPDIPGNKWPAGHAAAHCRHHFGVKRPTLDEIAGMVERKEMAQLEALFDEGVARHFSQDDFSDDIHDTFNYLLTNRDNLERIDRITTAWLQQAPNSAYANLARGAYYNGEAWRARGGQYVSETPREDLRRMSELVGQAIPYFEKAISINPRLMPAYTGMIDMGRMDSRDELVEEGIRGAEKWDPACPELATQILISLEPRWGGSYEQMLAYTNKLSASVARRPQLGVQMAKPFADRGDMLVLDDQYTKTTLDVLETAIAIGSDEGALEDAANVAGKLSDAEPDGWKALAYLLQDARFDGGSPWALRELAWHLMHRHEWEWSLKYSLRSLEREPGSGFAHYVAGAGYYGSNRYPEADREYAAAIEDPRQRQASLREVAEMWLFADAKDQTARAKAKPYIDQLLHEYPNDGRGWILDLQRRMITHQPFDVAMIKTVLAKVDRSDDWQARQAEWLEGVIRQMQSPPQKTKH; from the coding sequence TTGCAACGTTGCCTCGCGTTCCCGGACATCCCCGGCAACAAATGGCCGGCGGGCCACGCCGCTGCGCATTGTCGACACCATTTCGGCGTCAAGCGTCCGACGCTCGACGAGATCGCAGGCATGGTCGAACGCAAGGAAATGGCTCAACTCGAGGCATTATTCGACGAGGGCGTGGCCCGGCATTTCTCGCAGGACGATTTCAGCGACGACATCCACGACACCTTCAATTACCTGCTGACCAATCGGGACAACCTGGAAAGGATCGACCGAATCACGACGGCATGGCTCCAGCAGGCGCCGAACAGCGCTTACGCCAACCTCGCGAGAGGCGCTTATTACAACGGCGAGGCGTGGCGGGCGCGTGGGGGGCAGTACGTATCCGAGACGCCCAGGGAAGACTTGCGGCGCATGAGTGAATTGGTCGGTCAGGCGATTCCGTATTTCGAGAAGGCGATTTCGATCAACCCGAGATTGATGCCGGCTTATACCGGGATGATCGACATGGGCCGAATGGATTCCCGCGACGAACTCGTGGAGGAAGGCATCCGTGGCGCGGAGAAATGGGATCCGGCATGCCCCGAACTGGCGACGCAGATTCTCATTTCGCTGGAACCGCGTTGGGGCGGCAGTTACGAACAGATGTTGGCTTACACCAACAAGTTGTCCGCATCGGTGGCGCGGCGGCCGCAACTTGGGGTGCAGATGGCGAAGCCTTTCGCGGATCGGGGGGACATGCTCGTCCTCGACGACCAGTACACCAAAACGACGCTCGACGTGCTTGAGACGGCGATCGCAATCGGCAGCGATGAAGGTGCGCTGGAAGACGCGGCCAATGTCGCCGGCAAGTTGTCCGACGCCGAACCGGATGGCTGGAAGGCGCTTGCCTACCTGCTGCAGGACGCGAGGTTCGACGGTGGGAGTCCGTGGGCTTTGCGCGAACTTGCCTGGCACCTGATGCACCGGCATGAATGGGAATGGAGTTTGAAATATTCGCTCCGGAGCCTCGAAAGGGAGCCGGGCAGCGGTTTTGCACATTACGTGGCAGGGGCCGGGTATTACGGATCGAATCGCTACCCGGAAGCCGATCGCGAATACGCCGCCGCGATCGAGGACCCGAGGCAACGCCAAGCATCATTGCGCGAAGTTGCCGAGATGTGGCTGTTCGCCGATGCCAAGGACCAAACCGCGCGTGCGAAGGCAAAGCCCTACATCGACCAGCTCCTGCACGAATATCCGAATGACGGCCGCGGCTGGATCCTCGACTTGCAGCGGCGCATGATCACGCACCAGCCCTTTGATGTCGCCATGATCAAGACCGTGCTGGCGAAGGTCGACCGCAGCGATGATTGGCAGGCGCGGCAGGCCGAATGGCTCGAGGGAGTTATTCGGCAAATGCAATCGCCGCCACAGAAAACCAAGCATTAA
- a CDS encoding BolA family protein encodes MNADRIRALIEAGLPDARVEVQGEDGVHFEALVVSEAFRGKLPLARHRMVYATLGELMGGEIHALALRTQTPDEAGA; translated from the coding sequence ATGAACGCAGACCGCATCCGTGCCCTGATCGAAGCCGGCCTGCCCGATGCACGGGTCGAGGTGCAGGGCGAGGACGGCGTGCACTTCGAGGCGCTGGTGGTCAGCGAGGCGTTCCGCGGCAAGTTGCCGTTGGCCCGGCATCGCATGGTCTATGCGACCCTCGGCGAACTGATGGGCGGCGAAATCCACGCGCTCGCGCTGCGCACGCAGACGCCGGACGAGGCTGGCGCCTGA
- a CDS encoding KpsF/GutQ family sugar-phosphate isomerase has product MPSERAPAADFDFAASGRRVLATEVRGLEAIAARIDGAFSDACRLLLACRGRVVCTGMGKSGHVARKIAATLASTGTPAFYMHPGEAGHGDLGMVTDVDAVLALSNSGETDELLMLLPVLKRQGNALVAMTGRPDSTLAREANIHLDVGVPAEACPLDLAPTASTTAALALGDALAVALLEARGFTSEDFARSHPAGALGRRLLLHITDVMHAGDEVPRVRETATLSEALVEMSRKRLGMTAVVDGDGRLLGLYTDGDLRRTLDDATVDLRGTPISNVMTRMPKTIGADALAVEAAQLMEAHKINALLVLDGERRVVGALNIHDLLRARVV; this is encoded by the coding sequence ATGCCCTCCGAACGCGCGCCCGCCGCCGACTTCGATTTCGCCGCCAGCGGACGCCGCGTGCTCGCCACCGAGGTACGGGGGCTGGAAGCGATCGCGGCCCGCATCGACGGCGCGTTCAGCGACGCCTGCCGCCTGCTGCTCGCCTGCCGCGGCCGCGTGGTCTGCACCGGCATGGGCAAGTCCGGGCATGTCGCGCGCAAGATCGCGGCGACGCTGGCCTCGACCGGTACGCCCGCGTTCTACATGCATCCGGGCGAAGCCGGGCACGGCGACCTGGGCATGGTCACCGACGTCGACGCGGTGCTGGCGCTGTCCAATTCCGGCGAGACGGACGAACTGCTCATGTTGCTTCCGGTGCTGAAGCGCCAGGGCAACGCGCTGGTCGCGATGACCGGACGGCCCGATTCGACCCTCGCCCGTGAAGCGAATATCCACCTTGACGTCGGCGTGCCGGCCGAAGCCTGTCCGCTCGACCTCGCGCCGACGGCGAGCACCACCGCCGCGCTCGCGCTCGGCGATGCGCTCGCGGTCGCGCTGCTGGAAGCGCGCGGTTTCACCAGCGAGGACTTCGCGCGCTCGCATCCCGCCGGCGCGCTCGGCCGGCGGCTGCTGCTGCACATCACCGACGTGATGCATGCCGGCGACGAGGTGCCGCGCGTGCGCGAAACCGCGACGCTCAGCGAAGCGCTGGTGGAAATGAGCCGCAAGCGCCTGGGAATGACCGCGGTGGTGGATGGCGACGGTCGCCTGCTCGGCCTGTACACCGACGGCGACCTGCGCCGCACGCTGGACGATGCGACCGTCGATTTGCGCGGCACGCCGATTTCGAACGTGATGACGCGCATGCCCAAGACCATCGGCGCCGACGCGCTCGCGGTGGAGGCCGCGCAACTGATGGAAGCGCACAAGATCAATGCGCTGCTCGTGCTCGACGGCGAACGCCGCGTGGTCGGCGCGCTCAACATCCACGACCTGCTGCGCGCGCGGGTGGTGTGA
- a CDS encoding KdsC family phosphatase, which yields MATNTIRPDYPADVLERAARIRVIGFDVDGTLTDGRLLFGDGGEESKAFHVQDGLGIKLLQHAGIEVALVTARVSAVVERRGRELGIARVHTHTREKLACLQGIAAEMDIGMDQVAFMGDDLPDLATLRAAGLAIIPANAHDWVKPVAHWTTPRNGGEGAARDACDLLLHAHGRVDAILAHGEHP from the coding sequence ATGGCGACGAATACGATTCGCCCCGACTATCCCGCCGACGTGCTGGAGCGCGCCGCGCGCATCCGCGTGATCGGCTTCGATGTCGACGGCACGCTCACCGACGGTCGCCTGTTGTTCGGCGACGGTGGCGAGGAATCCAAGGCTTTCCACGTGCAGGACGGGCTCGGCATCAAACTGCTGCAGCACGCCGGGATCGAGGTCGCGCTGGTCACCGCGCGCGTCAGCGCGGTGGTCGAACGCCGCGGCCGCGAACTCGGCATCGCCCGCGTGCACACGCACACCCGCGAGAAGCTCGCCTGCTTGCAGGGCATCGCGGCGGAAATGGACATCGGCATGGACCAGGTCGCGTTCATGGGCGACGACCTGCCCGACCTCGCCACGCTGCGCGCCGCGGGCCTGGCGATCATTCCCGCGAACGCGCACGACTGGGTGAAGCCGGTGGCGCACTGGACCACGCCGCGCAACGGCGGCGAAGGCGCGGCGCGCGATGCCTGCGACCTGCTGCTGCATGCGCACGGCCGCGTCGACGCGATCCTCGCGCATGGTGAGCATCCGTGA
- the lptC gene encoding LPS export ABC transporter periplasmic protein LptC, translating into MSGNWRVFLTIALLLGALVSGWSVWRNHAALVAPADDAGRSDYVLHDYEIIALDKDGKEAFTLLGPLLRETPGKKTMEMETPLFLIPDPKGLHWTVQSKNGWVSEDREHIRLTGNVRAIGPRNQPQQPAKIASQQLNVYPKTKLATAPGAVTITQPGSILRGHGLAVNLANKQYELESQVRARYVRSPR; encoded by the coding sequence GTGAGCGGCAACTGGCGCGTCTTCCTCACCATCGCGCTGCTGCTCGGCGCACTGGTGTCCGGCTGGTCGGTGTGGCGCAACCACGCCGCGCTGGTCGCGCCCGCGGACGACGCCGGGCGTTCCGACTACGTGCTGCACGATTACGAAATCATCGCGCTCGACAAGGACGGCAAGGAAGCCTTCACCCTGCTCGGCCCGCTGCTGCGCGAAACGCCGGGCAAGAAGACCATGGAGATGGAAACGCCGCTGTTCCTCATCCCCGATCCCAAGGGCCTGCACTGGACGGTGCAGTCGAAGAACGGCTGGGTCAGCGAGGATCGCGAGCACATCCGCCTCACCGGCAACGTGCGTGCCATCGGCCCGCGCAACCAACCGCAGCAGCCGGCGAAGATCGCCAGCCAACAGCTGAACGTTTACCCGAAGACCAAGCTCGCCACGGCGCCGGGCGCGGTGACCATCACCCAGCCCGGCTCTATACTGCGCGGCCACGGCCTTGCCGTGAACCTCGCCAACAAGCAGTACGAACTCGAATCCCAGGTCCGCGCCCGCTATGTCCGTTCGCCCCGCTAG
- the lptA gene encoding lipopolysaccharide transport periplasmic protein LptA, with product MSVRPASLLLAIALGALCTGPAAARSTDRSQPMDIQAGHQSGSVDYSQPTTLSDGVKIDQGTLHIDADRAVISFRNGEASQAVLTGNQAVLKQQMDDGSPMTATADRIDYDMLADVVVLTGNYTVTTQRGSTSGQRLTYNLKSGQVDSGGQDGGRVKMRILPKSQRTQN from the coding sequence ATGTCCGTTCGCCCCGCTAGCCTGCTGCTCGCCATCGCGCTGGGTGCGCTCTGCACCGGGCCCGCGGCCGCGCGTTCCACGGACCGCAGCCAGCCGATGGACATCCAGGCCGGACACCAGTCGGGCTCGGTCGATTACAGCCAGCCCACCACGCTCTCGGACGGCGTGAAGATCGACCAGGGCACGCTCCACATCGATGCCGACCGCGCGGTGATCTCCTTCAGGAATGGCGAGGCATCGCAGGCGGTGCTCACCGGCAACCAGGCTGTGTTGAAACAGCAGATGGACGACGGCTCGCCGATGACGGCCACCGCCGATCGCATCGATTACGACATGCTGGCGGACGTGGTCGTGCTGACCGGCAATTACACCGTGACCACCCAGCGCGGCAGCACCAGCGGCCAGCGCCTGACCTACAACCTCAAGAGCGGGCAGGTGGACAGCGGCGGCCAGGACGGCGGCCGGGTCAAGATGCGCATCCTCCCGAAGTCGCAGCGGACCCAGAACTGA
- the lptB gene encoding LPS export ABC transporter ATP-binding protein: protein MLVAQGLRKRYKSREVVRDFGLTLDAGEVVGLLGPNGAGKTTCFYMIVGLVPADAGRIELHGRDITAEPMYQRAKLGVGYLPQEPSVFRKLSVADNLRLVLELRPDLDRAGRERELAGLMDELQVAHVADQIGASLSGGERRRVEIARALAAKPQLMLLDEPFAGVDPISVGEIQRIIQHLKDRGIGVLITDHNVRETLGICDRAYILNEGAVLAQGTPDVLLADPEVRRVYLGESFRL from the coding sequence ATGCTGGTCGCGCAGGGCTTGCGCAAGCGCTACAAATCGCGCGAGGTCGTGCGCGATTTCGGCCTGACCCTCGATGCCGGCGAAGTCGTCGGCCTGCTCGGCCCCAACGGCGCAGGCAAGACCACCTGCTTCTACATGATCGTCGGCCTGGTGCCGGCGGACGCCGGGCGCATCGAACTGCACGGCCGCGACATCACCGCCGAACCGATGTACCAGCGCGCCAAGCTCGGCGTCGGCTACCTGCCGCAGGAACCCTCGGTGTTCCGCAAGCTCAGCGTCGCCGACAACCTGCGTCTGGTGCTGGAACTGCGCCCGGACCTGGACCGCGCCGGGCGCGAACGCGAACTCGCCGGGCTGATGGACGAACTGCAGGTCGCGCACGTCGCAGACCAGATCGGCGCCAGCCTGTCCGGCGGCGAGCGGCGCCGGGTCGAGATCGCGCGCGCGCTCGCGGCGAAGCCGCAGCTGATGCTGCTGGACGAGCCCTTCGCCGGCGTCGACCCGATTTCGGTCGGCGAGATCCAGCGCATCATCCAGCACCTCAAGGATCGCGGCATCGGCGTCCTCATCACCGACCACAACGTCCGCGAAACCCTCGGCATCTGCGACCGCGCCTACATCCTCAACGAGGGCGCGGTACTGGCGCAGGGCACCCCGGACGTACTGCTGGCCGACCCGGAAGTGCGTAGGGTCTATCTCGGCGAATCCTTCCGCCTCTGA